The Papio anubis isolate 15944 chromosome 1, Panubis1.0, whole genome shotgun sequence genome window below encodes:
- the RBM15 gene encoding RNA-binding protein 15 isoform X2 produces MRTAGRDPVPRRSPRWRRAVPLCETSAGRRVDQLRGDDLRGPATMKGKERSPVKAKRSRGGEDSTSRGERSKKLGGSGGSNGSSSGKTDSGGGSRRSLHLDKSSSRGGSREYDTGGGSSSSRLHSYSSPSTKNSSGGGESRSSSRGGGGESRSSGAASSAPGGGDGAEYKTLKISELGSQLSDEAVEDGLFHEFKRFGDVSVKISHLSGSGSGDERVAFVNFRRPEDARAAKHARGRLVLYDRPLKIEAVYVSRRRSRSPLDKDTYPPSASVVGASVGGHRHPPGGGGGQRSLSPGGAALGYRDYRLQQLALGRLPPPPPPPLPRELERERDYPFYERVRPAYSLEPRVGAGAGAAPFREVDEISPEDDQRANRTLFLGNLDITVTESDLRRAFDRFGVITEVDIKRPSRGQTSTYGFLKFENLDMSHRAKLAMSGKIIIRNPIKIGYGKATPTTRLWVGGLGPWVPLAALAREFDRFGTIRTIDYRKGDSWAYIQYESLDAAHAAWTHMRGFPLGGPDRRLRVDFADTEHRYQQQYLQPLPLTHYELVTDAFGHRAPDPLRGARDRTPPLLYRDRDRDLYPDSDWVPPPPPVRERSTRTAATSVPAYEPLDSLDRRRDGWSLDRDRGDRDLPSSRDQPRKRRLPEESGGRHLDRSPESDRPRKRHCAPSPDRSPELSSSRDRYNSDNDRSSRLLLERPSPIRDRRGSLEKSQGDKRDRKNSASAERDRKHRTTAPTEGKSPLKKEDRSDGSAPSTSTASCKLKSPSQKQDGGTAPAAAASPKLCLAWQGMLLLKNSNFPSNMHLLQGDLQVASSLLVEGSTGGKVAQLKITQRLRLDQPKLDEVTRRIKVAGPNGYAILLAVPGSSDSRSSSSSAASDTATSTQRPLRNLVSYLKQKQAAGVISLPVGGNKDKENTGVLHAFPPCEFSQQFLDSPAKALAKSEEDYLVMIIVRVFGFEIGVRYENKKRENMALTLL; encoded by the exons ATGAGGACTGCGGGGCGGGACCCTGTGCCGCGGCGGAGTCCAAGATGGCGGCGTGCGGTTCCGCTGTGTGAAACGAGCGCGGGGCGGCGGGTTGATCAGCTCCGCGGAGACGACCTCCGAGGACCCGCAACAATGAAGGGAAAAGAGCGCTCGCCAGTCAAGGCCAAACGCTCCCGTGGTGGTGAGGACTCGACTTCCCGCGGAGAGCGGAGCAAGAAGTTAGGGGGCTCTGGTGGCAGCAATGGGAGCAGCAGCGGAAAGACCGATAGCGGCGGCGGGTCGCGGCGGAGTCTCCACCTGGACAAGTCCAGCAGTCGAGGTGGCAGCCGCGAGTATGACACCGGTGGGGGCAGCTCCAGTAGCCGCTTGCATAGTTATAGCTCCCCGAGCACCAAAAATTCTTCGGGCGGGGGCGAGTCGCGCAGCAGCTCCCGGGGTGGAGGCGGGGAGTCACGTTCCTCTGGGGCCGCCTCCTCAGCTCCCGGCGGCGGGGACGGCGCGGAATACAAGACTCTGAAGATAAGCGAGTTGGGGTCCCAGCTTAGTGACGAAGCGGTGGAGGACGGCTTGTTTCATGAGTTCAAACGTTTCGGTGATGTAAGTGTCAAAATCAGTCATCTGTCGGGTTCTGGCAGCGGGGATGAGCGGGTAGCCTTTGTGAACTTCCGGCGGCCAGAGGACGCGCGGGCGGCCAAGCATGCCAGAGGCCGCCTGGTGCTCTATGACCGGCCTCTGAAGATAGAAGCTGTGTATGTGAGCCGGCGCCGCAGCCGCTCCCCTTTAGACAAAGATACTTATCCTCCTTCAGCCAGCGTGGTCGGGGCCTCTGTAGGTGGTCACCGGCACCCCCCTGGAGGTGGTGGAGGCCAGAGATCACTTTCCCCTGGTGGCGCTGCTTTGGGATACAGAGACTACCGGCTGCAGCAGTTGGCTCTTGGCCGCCTGCCCCCTCCACCTCCGCCACCATTGCCTCGAgagctggagagagaaagagactacCCGTTCTATGAGAGAGTGCGCCCTGCATACAGTCTTGAGCCAAGGGTGGGAGCTGGAGCAGGTGCTGCTCCTTTCAGAGAAGTGGATGAGATTTCACCCGAGGATGATCAGCGAGCTAACCGGACGCTTTTCTTGGGCAACCTAGACATCACTGTAACGGAGAGTGATCTAAGAAGGGCGTTTGATCGCTTTGGAGTCATCACAGAAGTAGATATCAAGAGGCCTTCTCGCGGCCAGACTAGTACTTACGGCTTTCTCAAATTTGAGAACTTAGATATGTCTCACCGGGCCAAATTAGCAATGTCCGGCAAAATTATAATTCGGAATCCTATCAAAATTGGTTATGGTAAAGCTACACCCACCACCCGCCTCTGGGTGGGAGGCCTGGGACCTTGGGTTCCTCTTGCTGCCCTGGCACGAGAATTTGATCGATTTGGCACCATACGCACCATAGACTACCGAAAAGGTGATAGTTGGGCATATATCCAGTATGAAAGCCTGGATGCAGCGCATGCTGCCTGGACCCATATGCGGGGCTTCCCACTTGGTGGCCCAGATCGACGCCTTAGAGTAGACTTTGCCGACACCGAACATCGTTACCAGCAGCAGtatctgcagcctctgcccttgACTCATTATGAGCTGGTGACAGATGCTTTTGGACATCGGGCACCTGACCCTTTGAGGGGTGCTCGGGATAGGACACCACCCTTACTATACAGAGATCGTGATAGGGACCTTTATCCTGACTCTGATTGggtgccacccccacccccagtccgAGAACGCAGCACTCGGACTGCAGCTACTTCTGTGCCTGCTTACGAGCCACTGGATAGCCTTGATCGCAGGCGGGATGGTTGGTCCTTGGACCGGGACAGAGGTGATCGAGATCTGCCCAGCAgcagagaccagcctaggaagcGAAGGCTGCCTGAGGAGAGTGGAGGACGTCATCTGGATAGGTCTCCTGAGAGTGACCGCCCACGAAAACGTCACTGCGCTCCTTCTCCTGACCGCAGTCCAGAATTGAGCAGTAGCCGGGATCGTTACAACAGCGACAATGATCGATCTTCCCGTCTTCTCTTGGAAAGGCCCTCTCCAATCAGAGACAGACGAGGTAGTTTGGAGAAGAGCCAGGGTGACAAGCGAGACCGTAAAAACTCTGCATCAGCTGAACGAGATAGGAAGCACCGAACAACTGCTCCCACTGAGGGAAAAAGCCCTCTGAAAAAAGAAGACCGCTCTGATGGGAGTGCACCTAGCACCAGCACTGCTTCCTGCAAGCTGAAGTCCCCGTCCCAGAAACAGGATGGGGGGACAGCCCCTGCGGCAGCAGCCTCTCCCAAACTCTGTTTGGCCTGGCAGGGCATGCTTCTACTGAAGAACAGCAACTTTCCTTCCAACATGCATCTGTTGCAGGGTGACCTCCAAGTGGCTAGTAGTCTTCTTGTGGAGGGTTCAACTGGAGGCAAAGTGGCCCAGCTCAAGATCACTCAGCGTCTCCGTTTGGATCAGCCCAAGTTGGATGAAGTAACTCGACGCATCAAAGTAGCAGGGCCCAATGGTTATGCCATTCTTCTGGCTGTGCCTGGAAGTTCTGACAGCcggtcctcctcttcctcagctgCATCAGACACTGCCACTTCTACTCAGAGGCCACTTAGGAACCTTGTGTCCTATTTAAAGCAAAAGCAGGCAGCCGGGGTGATCAGCCTCCCTGTGGGGGGCAACAAAGACAAGGAAAACACCGGGGTCCTTCATGCCTTCCCACCTTGTGAGTTCTCCCAGCAGTTCCTGGATTCCCCTGCCAAGGCACTGGCCAAATCTGAAGAAGATTACCTGGTCATGATCATTGTCCGTG tgtttggttttgagaTAGGAGTTAGGTATGagaacaagaagagagaaaacatggCGCTGACCTTGTTATAG
- the RBM15 gene encoding RNA-binding protein 15 isoform X1 — MRTAGRDPVPRRSPRWRRAVPLCETSAGRRVDQLRGDDLRGPATMKGKERSPVKAKRSRGGEDSTSRGERSKKLGGSGGSNGSSSGKTDSGGGSRRSLHLDKSSSRGGSREYDTGGGSSSSRLHSYSSPSTKNSSGGGESRSSSRGGGGESRSSGAASSAPGGGDGAEYKTLKISELGSQLSDEAVEDGLFHEFKRFGDVSVKISHLSGSGSGDERVAFVNFRRPEDARAAKHARGRLVLYDRPLKIEAVYVSRRRSRSPLDKDTYPPSASVVGASVGGHRHPPGGGGGQRSLSPGGAALGYRDYRLQQLALGRLPPPPPPPLPRELERERDYPFYERVRPAYSLEPRVGAGAGAAPFREVDEISPEDDQRANRTLFLGNLDITVTESDLRRAFDRFGVITEVDIKRPSRGQTSTYGFLKFENLDMSHRAKLAMSGKIIIRNPIKIGYGKATPTTRLWVGGLGPWVPLAALAREFDRFGTIRTIDYRKGDSWAYIQYESLDAAHAAWTHMRGFPLGGPDRRLRVDFADTEHRYQQQYLQPLPLTHYELVTDAFGHRAPDPLRGARDRTPPLLYRDRDRDLYPDSDWVPPPPPVRERSTRTAATSVPAYEPLDSLDRRRDGWSLDRDRGDRDLPSSRDQPRKRRLPEESGGRHLDRSPESDRPRKRHCAPSPDRSPELSSSRDRYNSDNDRSSRLLLERPSPIRDRRGSLEKSQGDKRDRKNSASAERDRKHRTTAPTEGKSPLKKEDRSDGSAPSTSTASCKLKSPSQKQDGGTAPAAAASPKLCLAWQGMLLLKNSNFPSNMHLLQGDLQVASSLLVEGSTGGKVAQLKITQRLRLDQPKLDEVTRRIKVAGPNGYAILLAVPGSSDSRSSSSSAASDTATSTQRPLRNLVSYLKQKQAAGVISLPVGGNKDKENTGVLHAFPPCEFSQQFLDSPAKALAKSEEDYLVMIIVRAKLVEQRMKIWNSKL, encoded by the exons ATGAGGACTGCGGGGCGGGACCCTGTGCCGCGGCGGAGTCCAAGATGGCGGCGTGCGGTTCCGCTGTGTGAAACGAGCGCGGGGCGGCGGGTTGATCAGCTCCGCGGAGACGACCTCCGAGGACCCGCAACAATGAAGGGAAAAGAGCGCTCGCCAGTCAAGGCCAAACGCTCCCGTGGTGGTGAGGACTCGACTTCCCGCGGAGAGCGGAGCAAGAAGTTAGGGGGCTCTGGTGGCAGCAATGGGAGCAGCAGCGGAAAGACCGATAGCGGCGGCGGGTCGCGGCGGAGTCTCCACCTGGACAAGTCCAGCAGTCGAGGTGGCAGCCGCGAGTATGACACCGGTGGGGGCAGCTCCAGTAGCCGCTTGCATAGTTATAGCTCCCCGAGCACCAAAAATTCTTCGGGCGGGGGCGAGTCGCGCAGCAGCTCCCGGGGTGGAGGCGGGGAGTCACGTTCCTCTGGGGCCGCCTCCTCAGCTCCCGGCGGCGGGGACGGCGCGGAATACAAGACTCTGAAGATAAGCGAGTTGGGGTCCCAGCTTAGTGACGAAGCGGTGGAGGACGGCTTGTTTCATGAGTTCAAACGTTTCGGTGATGTAAGTGTCAAAATCAGTCATCTGTCGGGTTCTGGCAGCGGGGATGAGCGGGTAGCCTTTGTGAACTTCCGGCGGCCAGAGGACGCGCGGGCGGCCAAGCATGCCAGAGGCCGCCTGGTGCTCTATGACCGGCCTCTGAAGATAGAAGCTGTGTATGTGAGCCGGCGCCGCAGCCGCTCCCCTTTAGACAAAGATACTTATCCTCCTTCAGCCAGCGTGGTCGGGGCCTCTGTAGGTGGTCACCGGCACCCCCCTGGAGGTGGTGGAGGCCAGAGATCACTTTCCCCTGGTGGCGCTGCTTTGGGATACAGAGACTACCGGCTGCAGCAGTTGGCTCTTGGCCGCCTGCCCCCTCCACCTCCGCCACCATTGCCTCGAgagctggagagagaaagagactacCCGTTCTATGAGAGAGTGCGCCCTGCATACAGTCTTGAGCCAAGGGTGGGAGCTGGAGCAGGTGCTGCTCCTTTCAGAGAAGTGGATGAGATTTCACCCGAGGATGATCAGCGAGCTAACCGGACGCTTTTCTTGGGCAACCTAGACATCACTGTAACGGAGAGTGATCTAAGAAGGGCGTTTGATCGCTTTGGAGTCATCACAGAAGTAGATATCAAGAGGCCTTCTCGCGGCCAGACTAGTACTTACGGCTTTCTCAAATTTGAGAACTTAGATATGTCTCACCGGGCCAAATTAGCAATGTCCGGCAAAATTATAATTCGGAATCCTATCAAAATTGGTTATGGTAAAGCTACACCCACCACCCGCCTCTGGGTGGGAGGCCTGGGACCTTGGGTTCCTCTTGCTGCCCTGGCACGAGAATTTGATCGATTTGGCACCATACGCACCATAGACTACCGAAAAGGTGATAGTTGGGCATATATCCAGTATGAAAGCCTGGATGCAGCGCATGCTGCCTGGACCCATATGCGGGGCTTCCCACTTGGTGGCCCAGATCGACGCCTTAGAGTAGACTTTGCCGACACCGAACATCGTTACCAGCAGCAGtatctgcagcctctgcccttgACTCATTATGAGCTGGTGACAGATGCTTTTGGACATCGGGCACCTGACCCTTTGAGGGGTGCTCGGGATAGGACACCACCCTTACTATACAGAGATCGTGATAGGGACCTTTATCCTGACTCTGATTGggtgccacccccacccccagtccgAGAACGCAGCACTCGGACTGCAGCTACTTCTGTGCCTGCTTACGAGCCACTGGATAGCCTTGATCGCAGGCGGGATGGTTGGTCCTTGGACCGGGACAGAGGTGATCGAGATCTGCCCAGCAgcagagaccagcctaggaagcGAAGGCTGCCTGAGGAGAGTGGAGGACGTCATCTGGATAGGTCTCCTGAGAGTGACCGCCCACGAAAACGTCACTGCGCTCCTTCTCCTGACCGCAGTCCAGAATTGAGCAGTAGCCGGGATCGTTACAACAGCGACAATGATCGATCTTCCCGTCTTCTCTTGGAAAGGCCCTCTCCAATCAGAGACAGACGAGGTAGTTTGGAGAAGAGCCAGGGTGACAAGCGAGACCGTAAAAACTCTGCATCAGCTGAACGAGATAGGAAGCACCGAACAACTGCTCCCACTGAGGGAAAAAGCCCTCTGAAAAAAGAAGACCGCTCTGATGGGAGTGCACCTAGCACCAGCACTGCTTCCTGCAAGCTGAAGTCCCCGTCCCAGAAACAGGATGGGGGGACAGCCCCTGCGGCAGCAGCCTCTCCCAAACTCTGTTTGGCCTGGCAGGGCATGCTTCTACTGAAGAACAGCAACTTTCCTTCCAACATGCATCTGTTGCAGGGTGACCTCCAAGTGGCTAGTAGTCTTCTTGTGGAGGGTTCAACTGGAGGCAAAGTGGCCCAGCTCAAGATCACTCAGCGTCTCCGTTTGGATCAGCCCAAGTTGGATGAAGTAACTCGACGCATCAAAGTAGCAGGGCCCAATGGTTATGCCATTCTTCTGGCTGTGCCTGGAAGTTCTGACAGCcggtcctcctcttcctcagctgCATCAGACACTGCCACTTCTACTCAGAGGCCACTTAGGAACCTTGTGTCCTATTTAAAGCAAAAGCAGGCAGCCGGGGTGATCAGCCTCCCTGTGGGGGGCAACAAAGACAAGGAAAACACCGGGGTCCTTCATGCCTTCCCACCTTGTGAGTTCTCCCAGCAGTTCCTGGATTCCCCTGCCAAGGCACTGGCCAAATCTGAAGAAGATTACCTGGTCATGATCATTGTCCGTG CAAAACTGGTTGAACAGCGGATGAAGATATGGAATTCAAAGCTCTAA